In Candidatus Pelagibacter ubique HIMB140, a single window of DNA contains:
- the gcvH gene encoding glycine cleavage system protein GcvH: MSEVKFSKEHEWITVEGDVATIGITKHATEMLGDIVFAELPEKGSSVEKDGTAGVVESTKAASDVYTPVSGEVVDTNQAIVDDPAKINEDPEGSAWFFKLKLKDSSEMDSLMNKEEYDKFAKESAS, encoded by the coding sequence ATGAGTGAAGTTAAATTTTCAAAAGAGCATGAGTGGATTACAGTGGAAGGAGATGTTGCTACCATTGGAATTACAAAACATGCAACAGAAATGTTAGGAGACATTGTTTTTGCTGAGTTACCTGAAAAAGGTTCAAGCGTTGAAAAAGACGGAACTGCAGGAGTAGTTGAGTCCACTAAAGCTGCAAGTGATGTTTATACCCCAGTAAGTGGTGAAGTAGTAGATACTAATCAAGCTATAGTAGATGATCCTGCAAAAATTAATGAAGATCCTGAAGGATCAGCTTGGTTTTTTAAACTTAAATTAAAAGATAGTTCAGAAATGGACAGCTTAATGAACAAAGAAGAATACGATAAATTTGCAAAGGAGAGTGCTAGCTAA
- a CDS encoding DMT family transporter, whose translation MNIIRKLPGPFLVFLGACSLSFGGLIVKSFEGATLWQILFWRTVFFLIVISLYLTLTYKKQVFRSFYNLGFPGFFGGFILSLGFSGYVFAMYNTTVANANFIIQTQTIFLAIFGYFFLKEKISVITLTSIILAISGILLMVGSSLSPGQMSGNIAAFIMPISFATLILVVRKYPTVDMVPAQFVAGVFALLIGYLMSEKIMISPNDIFLGFLAGFLQLGLGFIFITIGAQRTPSAMVGIIMLTEAVLGPLWAWLFINEQPPFIVIIGGSIVIFAVLLQFYNLYTSEKKAI comes from the coding sequence ATGAATATTATTAGAAAACTTCCTGGACCCTTCTTAGTTTTTCTAGGTGCATGTAGTCTTAGTTTTGGAGGTTTGATTGTAAAATCATTTGAGGGAGCAACTCTTTGGCAAATATTATTTTGGAGAACGGTATTCTTCCTAATTGTTATTAGCTTGTATTTAACTTTAACTTATAAGAAACAAGTATTTAGATCCTTTTATAATTTAGGATTTCCTGGTTTCTTTGGTGGATTTATTTTGTCACTTGGGTTTAGTGGGTATGTATTTGCGATGTATAACACAACAGTTGCTAATGCTAATTTTATTATTCAAACACAAACAATCTTCTTAGCAATATTTGGTTACTTTTTTTTAAAAGAAAAAATTTCAGTAATTACTCTTACTTCAATAATTCTTGCAATTTCAGGAATACTTTTAATGGTTGGAAGTTCTTTATCTCCAGGTCAAATGTCTGGAAATATTGCAGCTTTCATAATGCCAATATCCTTTGCCACATTAATTTTGGTAGTAAGAAAATATCCAACTGTTGATATGGTTCCTGCTCAATTTGTTGCAGGTGTTTTTGCGTTGTTAATAGGTTACCTAATGTCAGAAAAAATAATGATATCTCCTAATGATATTTTTTTAGGATTTTTAGCTGGGTTTTTACAATTAGGATTAGGTTTTATATTTATTACTATCGGTGCTCAACGAACACCATCAGCAATGGTTGGAATCATAATGTTAACAGAAGCAGTACTTGGTCCCTTATGGGCATGGTTGTTTATAAATGAACAGCCACCTTTCATTGTCATAATTGGAGGATCAATAGTTATTTTTGCAGTTTTACTTCAATTTTACAATTTATATACCTCAGAGAAAAAAGCGATCTAA
- a CDS encoding NAD(P)/FAD-dependent oxidoreductase, translating into MKIAVVGSGISGLSAAYYLSKKHHVDLFEKEDHFGGHSHTIDLIFDEKKVSVDIGFIVFNFQTYPNLINFFKENDVQIEKSDMSFSVSVENTNFEYCGKGLNGIFSNRSNLFNPNFLKMFFDIIKFYKNSDQINVRDQKLTLGEYLENNKLSKTFIDYHIIPMVSAIWSMPPYEASKMPITFFLKFFQNHGLFKLKNRPQWYTVTNRSRTYVNKVISKISGEYFKNYKIKKIIRKSKGLDLYYGGESEFFDYDKVVIAAHADEALKLIDNPTEEETKILSNFSYKENIAYIHTDKRAMPKNKKAWSSWNSSINDKDLEKNSITYWLNLLQNLKCDQDIFLTLNPYFEIDESKILKIVKFTHPYYDQKALDAQSELSSLQNKKDLLFCGSYFGYGFHEDGIKSSIEMLKYLND; encoded by the coding sequence ATGAAAATTGCTGTAGTTGGTTCTGGGATATCAGGCTTAAGTGCTGCATATTATTTATCAAAAAAACATCATGTAGATCTTTTTGAAAAAGAAGATCATTTTGGTGGTCATTCTCACACAATAGATTTAATTTTTGATGAAAAGAAAGTATCTGTAGATATTGGTTTTATTGTATTTAATTTTCAAACCTATCCAAATTTAATTAATTTTTTTAAAGAAAATGATGTTCAGATTGAAAAAAGTGACATGTCATTTTCTGTATCAGTAGAAAATACAAACTTTGAATATTGTGGGAAAGGTTTAAATGGAATTTTTTCCAATAGATCTAATTTATTTAATCCTAATTTTTTAAAAATGTTTTTTGATATCATTAAATTTTATAAAAATAGTGATCAAATAAATGTTAGAGATCAAAAACTAACTTTAGGTGAATATTTAGAAAATAACAAACTATCAAAAACGTTTATTGATTACCATATCATCCCAATGGTATCAGCAATCTGGTCTATGCCACCTTATGAAGCTAGCAAGATGCCAATAACATTCTTTTTAAAATTTTTTCAAAATCACGGGCTCTTTAAATTAAAAAATAGACCTCAGTGGTATACTGTAACCAATAGAAGTAGAACTTATGTGAATAAAGTAATTTCAAAGATAAGTGGTGAATACTTTAAAAATTATAAAATTAAAAAAATTATAAGAAAATCAAAAGGGTTAGATTTATATTATGGTGGTGAAAGTGAATTTTTTGATTACGATAAAGTTGTAATAGCAGCTCACGCTGATGAAGCTTTGAAGTTGATCGATAATCCTACTGAAGAAGAGACAAAAATTTTATCTAATTTTAGTTATAAGGAAAATATTGCATATATTCATACAGACAAAAGAGCGATGCCAAAAAATAAAAAGGCATGGTCCTCATGGAATTCATCAATCAATGACAAAGATTTAGAAAAAAATTCTATTACTTATTGGTTAAACCTTTTACAAAACCTTAAATGCGATCAGGACATTTTTTTAACTCTTAATCCTTATTTTGAAATTGATGAGAGTAAAATACTTAAAATAGTTAAATTTACTCATCCTTACTACGATCAAAAAGCATTAGATGCTCAATCAGAGCTATCTAGTTTGCAAAATAAAAAAGATTTACTTTTTTGTGGGAGTTATTTTGGTTACGGTTTTCATGAAGATGGAATAAAATCATCGATTGAAATGCTAAAATACCTAAATGACTAA
- the gcvT gene encoding glycine cleavage system aminomethyltransferase GcvT produces the protein MGKKTSLNKLHQDNQAKFVEFAGYEMPIQYSKGIVEEHKFTRSNAGIFDVSHMGQLFIHGGDDLTTDLEKIFPLDLKNLKQNCSKYSFLMNDSAGIYDDLIITKIEKGYLIILNAACKDNDFKILSDLLKSKYEMVLDDQRALIAIQGPKSVEILNNIIEGVEKLNFMTGNWFDYKDQKAFVARSGYTGEDGFEVSINNDLAEGFTQNLMEKGAQLIGLGARDTLRLEAGLCLYGHELDTEKTPIEANLKWAISKERISNGGFIGSDKIMKEIQEGTSKIRIGIKPEGRLIAREKTKIFDESEKLIGEVTSGTFGPSVNGPIAMGYIDKEFSKVDTKVLLEVRGKKHPASVCGLPFYKKSYVKGVN, from the coding sequence ATGGGAAAAAAAACATCTTTAAACAAACTTCATCAAGATAACCAAGCTAAATTTGTAGAATTCGCTGGATATGAAATGCCCATACAATACAGCAAAGGGATTGTTGAGGAGCATAAATTTACAAGATCAAATGCAGGTATTTTTGATGTGTCTCATATGGGTCAATTATTTATTCATGGTGGAGATGACTTAACTACTGATCTTGAAAAAATTTTTCCACTTGATTTAAAAAATTTGAAACAAAACTGTTCTAAATATAGTTTTTTAATGAACGATAGTGCTGGAATTTATGATGATTTAATAATTACTAAAATTGAAAAAGGATATTTAATTATTTTAAATGCAGCATGCAAAGATAATGATTTTAAAATTTTATCAGATTTACTGAAAAGTAAATATGAAATGGTTCTTGATGATCAAAGAGCATTAATTGCAATTCAAGGTCCAAAGTCAGTTGAGATTTTAAATAACATAATAGAAGGTGTTGAAAAACTTAATTTTATGACAGGGAACTGGTTTGATTATAAAGATCAAAAAGCTTTTGTTGCAAGGTCTGGTTATACTGGAGAGGATGGTTTTGAAGTATCTATTAACAACGATTTAGCTGAAGGATTTACTCAGAATTTGATGGAAAAAGGAGCACAACTTATAGGACTTGGGGCAAGAGATACCTTGAGATTAGAGGCTGGATTATGCTTATATGGACATGAACTTGATACAGAAAAAACACCAATTGAAGCAAACTTAAAGTGGGCAATTTCTAAAGAGAGAATTTCAAATGGTGGATTTATTGGTTCTGATAAAATTATGAAAGAAATACAAGAGGGTACCTCTAAAATTAGAATTGGGATTAAGCCAGAAGGAAGATTGATTGCTAGAGAAAAAACTAAAATATTTGATGAGTCAGAAAAACTTATTGGCGAGGTTACTAGTGGAACTTTTGGACCAAGTGTAAATGGTCCAATAGCAATGGGCTATATTGATAAAGAGTTTTCTAAAGTTGATACAAAAGTTTTACTAGAAGTAAGAGGAAAAAAACATCCTGCAAGTGTTTGTGGGTTACCATTTTATAAAAAAAGTTATGTGAAAGGAGTAAACTAA
- the gcvP gene encoding aminomethyl-transferring glycine dehydrogenase, whose product MLHNSQKDFLKRHIGPSEEDQNKMLKELNYNSLDDLIKSTVPEKIQLKDGLNIGESNSEYEALRKLKAISKKNQIYSNFIGMGYYGTYTPYVILRNILENPGWYTSYTPYQPEVAQGRLEMLLNFQQMIVDFTGMDIANASLLDEGTAAAEAMGLSHRLNKKDSNLVFVSENCHPQTIDVIQTRAEPMGLKVLVGNEDKVLDQLKEDLVCGILQYPGTLGDIKDPSEAISKIHKKSGKAVLVSDLLALALLKTPRELGADIAVGSSQRFGIPMGYGGPHAAFFATKDEFKRSMPGRIIGVSVDRHGNKAYRLSLQTREQHIRRDKATSNICTAQALLAIVSAAYAIYHGPDGIKTIAERVSQLAKNFADKLKQSGYEIYSDHFFDTVTIVTKDKTDQIYKNALDQKVNIRRVNSEMLAVSFDEKKNVYRVNQLLKIFNAAESIKKEDPTVSLPNLPKNLLRTSKYLEHPVFNSYHSETEMLRYLKKLEDKDIALNRTMIALGSCTMKLNATAEMIPISWRELAEPHPFVPVEQMEGYRALFTDLKNWLRSITGFSGVSLQPNAGAQGEYAGLMVIRKYHLDRGEENRNICLIPSSAHGTNPASAQMVGMKVVVVDCDKEGNVDFEDLKIKAEAHSENLGALMVTYPSTHGVFEEKITDICELIHKHGGQVYMDGANLNALVGIARPGNFGPDVCHINLHKTFCIPHGGGGPGMGPIACKRHLQVYLPNHPVVKDCGPATGIGAVSAAPWGSSSILSISWMYIKMMGSEGLKLATQVAILNANYIAHRLKDHFPILYKGSNGNVAHECIIDIRSIKSETGITEEDIAKRLIDYGFHAPTMSWPVAGTMMIEPTESESLSELDRFCDTLINIKSEIDKINSGEFDKVDNPIKNAPHTDIELASDDWDHKYSREQAAYPAKFLKTNKFWPPVARVDNVYGDKNIFCTCPSMDEFKEDAA is encoded by the coding sequence ATGTTACATAACTCACAAAAAGACTTTTTAAAAAGACACATTGGCCCTTCAGAAGAAGATCAAAATAAAATGCTGAAGGAGCTAAATTATAATTCATTAGACGATTTAATAAAAAGTACAGTTCCAGAAAAGATACAATTGAAAGATGGATTAAATATAGGAGAGTCTAATTCTGAATATGAAGCATTAAGAAAATTAAAAGCGATTTCAAAAAAAAATCAAATTTATTCAAATTTTATTGGTATGGGTTACTATGGAACTTACACTCCATATGTAATTTTAAGAAATATTTTAGAAAATCCAGGTTGGTACACATCTTATACCCCTTATCAGCCTGAAGTAGCACAAGGAAGATTGGAAATGCTTCTAAACTTCCAACAAATGATTGTTGATTTCACAGGCATGGACATTGCAAATGCATCGTTGCTTGATGAAGGAACAGCAGCTGCAGAAGCTATGGGATTAAGTCACAGGTTAAATAAAAAGGATAGTAATTTAGTTTTTGTATCAGAAAATTGTCATCCACAAACAATTGATGTAATTCAAACTAGAGCAGAGCCAATGGGATTAAAAGTACTTGTTGGCAATGAAGATAAAGTATTGGATCAACTTAAAGAGGATTTAGTTTGTGGAATTCTTCAATATCCTGGAACTTTAGGAGACATCAAAGATCCAAGTGAAGCTATCAGCAAAATTCATAAAAAAAGTGGAAAAGCTGTATTAGTTTCTGATTTATTAGCTTTAGCGCTACTTAAAACACCAAGAGAATTAGGTGCTGATATTGCAGTAGGAAGCTCTCAAAGATTTGGAATTCCAATGGGTTATGGTGGACCTCATGCAGCTTTCTTTGCAACTAAAGATGAATTTAAAAGATCTATGCCAGGAAGAATTATTGGTGTGTCAGTAGATAGACATGGAAATAAAGCTTACAGATTATCACTTCAAACAAGAGAGCAACATATTAGAAGAGATAAAGCGACAAGTAACATTTGTACTGCTCAAGCATTGTTAGCAATTGTTTCAGCTGCATATGCTATTTACCACGGTCCAGATGGAATAAAAACTATTGCAGAAAGAGTTTCTCAATTAGCTAAAAATTTTGCAGATAAATTAAAACAATCTGGATATGAAATTTATTCAGATCATTTCTTTGATACAGTTACAATTGTAACAAAAGATAAAACTGATCAAATCTATAAAAATGCTTTAGATCAAAAAGTAAATATAAGAAGAGTAAATTCTGAAATGTTGGCTGTTTCTTTTGATGAAAAGAAAAATGTTTATAGAGTAAATCAATTGTTGAAAATTTTTAATGCAGCCGAGTCTATTAAAAAAGAAGATCCAACAGTAAGTTTACCTAATTTACCAAAAAATTTACTGAGAACTTCTAAATACTTAGAACATCCTGTTTTTAATTCATATCATTCAGAAACAGAGATGCTTAGATATTTAAAAAAATTAGAAGATAAAGATATAGCTCTTAACAGAACTATGATTGCACTTGGTTCATGTACTATGAAATTAAATGCTACTGCAGAAATGATTCCTATTTCATGGAGAGAGTTGGCTGAACCTCATCCGTTTGTACCAGTAGAGCAGATGGAAGGTTATAGAGCATTATTCACTGATCTTAAAAATTGGTTAAGATCAATTACTGGTTTTTCTGGTGTTTCACTTCAACCGAATGCAGGTGCTCAAGGAGAATATGCAGGCTTAATGGTAATTAGAAAATATCATTTGGACAGAGGAGAAGAAAATAGAAATATATGTTTAATTCCAAGTTCAGCACATGGAACAAATCCTGCTAGCGCACAAATGGTTGGAATGAAAGTTGTAGTTGTTGATTGTGATAAAGAAGGAAATGTTGATTTTGAAGATTTGAAGATAAAAGCAGAAGCACATTCTGAAAATCTTGGAGCATTAATGGTTACATATCCTTCTACCCACGGTGTATTTGAAGAAAAAATTACAGACATTTGTGAACTGATACATAAACATGGTGGTCAAGTTTATATGGATGGTGCAAATTTAAATGCACTTGTTGGAATAGCAAGACCTGGAAATTTTGGTCCAGATGTTTGTCATATAAACTTACACAAAACATTCTGCATTCCACATGGTGGTGGAGGACCAGGAATGGGACCAATTGCATGTAAAAGACATTTGCAAGTTTACCTGCCTAATCATCCAGTTGTAAAAGATTGTGGACCTGCTACAGGAATAGGAGCAGTTTCAGCTGCACCTTGGGGAAGCTCAAGTATTTTATCAATTTCTTGGATGTATATTAAAATGATGGGTTCTGAAGGTTTAAAACTAGCTACACAAGTCGCCATCTTAAACGCAAATTATATAGCTCATAGACTTAAAGATCATTTCCCAATTTTGTACAAAGGTTCAAATGGAAATGTTGCTCATGAATGTATTATAGATATTAGATCAATTAAGAGTGAGACAGGTATCACAGAGGAAGATATTGCTAAAAGATTGATCGATTATGGTTTCCACGCACCTACAATGTCTTGGCCAGTTGCAGGAACTATGATGATAGAGCCGACAGAGAGTGAGAGCTTATCCGAGCTTGATAGATTTTGTGATACTTTAATAAATATCAAATCTGAAATAGATAAGATCAATTCTGGAGAGTTTGATAAAGTAGACAATCCTATTAAGAACGCTCCTCATACAGATATAGAACTTGCATCAGATGATTGGGATCATAAATATTCAAGAGAGCAAGCTGCTTATCCTGCTAAGTTCTTAAAAACAAATAAATTTTGGCCACCAGTTGCAAGAGTGGACAATGTTTATGGAGATAAGAATATTTTTTGTACTTGTCCAAGTATGGATGAGTTTAAAGAAGACGCGGCATAA